DNA from Sulfitobacter albidus:
CGCGATCCGCTCTGCCGATCTGGCGACGCTGGTGGTGCCCGCCCTGCTGGCGGCGGCCGCCGGCGTGGCGATCGTGCTGCTGGGTGGAGCGACGCTGGCGCGCTGGCGCGGCGTGGCGCCGATGGACGGGATGGCCACGGCGGGTGTGTTCGGCGCGGTCTCCGCCTCGACCCTTGCTGCGGCGATGGCCATGCTGGACGCGGAAAACATTAGCTACGAAGGGTTCATCGGCGCGCTTTACCCCTTCATGGATGTGGCGGCGCTGGTCACCGCGATCCTGCTGGCGCGGCTGTCGGCGGCGCGCAGTGCGACGACCAGCGGCGGCACCGTCACCGTGGGCGGCGGCGGTTCTGGTGGCATGAGCGGCGCGGGCGGCATGGCGCGCGACATCCTTGTGGACACGCTGCGCAGCCCGGCAATCTCGGCCCTGCTGCTTGGCATCGCCATCGGCGTGCTGGGAAGACCCGAAAGCGTCTACCAAAGCTTTTACGAACCCCTCTTCCGGGGCCTTCTGTCGATCCTGATGCTGGTGATGGGGATGGAAGCCTGGGCGCGGCTGTCAGAGCTGCGCAAGGTCGCCCACGCCTACGTCCTCTACGGGCTGACGGCGCCGCTGATCCACGGGCTGATCGGCTTTGGTGCGGGGCTGATCGCCCACCAGCTGACGGGCTTTTCGGGCGGTGGCGTGGTGCTGCTGGCGGTGATGGCAGCGTCCAGCTCCGACATTTCGGGCCCACCGACGATGCGGGCGGCGCTGCCAGAGGCGAACTCGGCCTCCTATGTCGGTGCCTCCACCGGGCTTGGGACACCTGTGGCGATCCTGTCGATCCCGCTGTGGATTGCGCTGGTCGAACGGACCATCGGTCTTTAAGGGCAGCCCAGCGTCGCGGTTTCCCTGCCGCGACGCCCACCTTGACGCTTTCCAACGGCGCAAACCCCACATATAGTGCCCCAAACAAGATCCTGCGGAACAGCGGGTAGGCATGAGGGACGACAGGCATGGCGCATATCATTGTCGTGGGCAACGAAAAGGGCGGCGCGGGGAAATCCACCGTTTCGATGCATGTGGCGACCGCACTGGCGCGCATGGGCCGCACAGTCAGCGCGCTGGATCTGGATCTGCGCCAGCGCACCTTTGGCCGCTATACCGAGAACCGGATCAACTTCCTGCGGGAGGCGGGATTGGATCTGCCGAGCCCACGCTGCCACGACCTGCCCGAGGTGGATGCCAGCACCCTTGGCCCCGGTGAAAACATCTATGACCAGCGCCTGTCAGCAGCTGTCGCAGCGCTGGAGCCGACCAATGATTTCATCCTCATCGATTGCCCGGGCTCGCACACCCGGCTGAGCCAGGTCGCGCACAGCCTTGCCGACACGCTCATCACCCCGCTCAACGACAGTTTCATCGATTTTGACCTGCTGGCCCACACGGACGCCAGCGGGGAGAAGATCACCGGCCCCTCTGTCTATTCCGAAATGGTGTGGAACGCGCGGCAGCTGCGCGCGCAGGCCGGGTTGCCGCCCATCGACTGGGTTGTGGTGCGCAACCGCATGGGCGCGCAGCGCATGGTCAACAAGGAAAAGATGGAGCGCGCGATCCAGAACCTCAGCAAGCGGATCGGCTTTCGCATCGCGCCCGGCTTCAACGAACGGGTGATTTTCCGCGAGCTGTTCCCGCGCGGCCTGACCCTGCTGGACCTCAAGGATATCGGGGTCAAACAGCTCAACATCTCGAACGTGGCCGCACGGCAGGAGCTGCGCGATCTGATAAAGGCGCTCGATCTGCCCGGGGTCGATGCCGATTTCTGAGCGCGACCTGCCGGGGGTCATCGCGGTCCCCCGCAGTCTTTTGCGCGCCCCTGACAGCTTTGGCGGCACGCGCGACGGCGACTGCCAGCGCGGCGCGCCCGTGCTGCGGGGCGGGCGGATTGCGGGGCTGACCGCCGCCGACGGCCCCGCGCCGCTGGTGATCCCACGTCTGACAGACCCGCATTGCCACCTCGACAAATGCCACACACTGCCGCGCATGGGTCCGGTCGCGGGCGATCTGGCCACCGCGATCGAGGCGCAACTGGCCGACAAGCAGCACTGGACCGAGCACGACATCCGCACCCGCGCGACCCAAGGGCTGACCGAGGCGCGCGCGGCCGGTGTTGGCACCCTGCGCAGCCATGTGGATTGGGGGGACCAGACTGC
Protein-coding regions in this window:
- a CDS encoding division plane positioning ATPase MipZ, giving the protein MAHIIVVGNEKGGAGKSTVSMHVATALARMGRTVSALDLDLRQRTFGRYTENRINFLREAGLDLPSPRCHDLPEVDASTLGPGENIYDQRLSAAVAALEPTNDFILIDCPGSHTRLSQVAHSLADTLITPLNDSFIDFDLLAHTDASGEKITGPSVYSEMVWNARQLRAQAGLPPIDWVVVRNRMGAQRMVNKEKMERAIQNLSKRIGFRIAPGFNERVIFRELFPRGLTLLDLKDIGVKQLNISNVAARQELRDLIKALDLPGVDADF
- a CDS encoding sodium-dependent bicarbonate transport family permease, with amino-acid sequence MDFFTDIATTILSQMQKPTLAFLLGGMMLAALGSRLEVPQPVYKFVVMVLLLKVGLSAGIAIRSADLATLVVPALLAAAAGVAIVLLGGATLARWRGVAPMDGMATAGVFGAVSASTLAAAMAMLDAENISYEGFIGALYPFMDVAALVTAILLARLSAARSATTSGGTVTVGGGGSGGMSGAGGMARDILVDTLRSPAISALLLGIAIGVLGRPESVYQSFYEPLFRGLLSILMLVMGMEAWARLSELRKVAHAYVLYGLTAPLIHGLIGFGAGLIAHQLTGFSGGGVVLLAVMAASSSDISGPPTMRAALPEANSASYVGASTGLGTPVAILSIPLWIALVERTIGL